The DNA sequence TTATAAGCCTTCCACGAAATCACCCTAAACGAGTATCTCAAAAGACTAGCCTTCTGTAAATGGTTTCTGAacaatttcaataataataatgatgTATTAGGCAAAACATTTTTTACCGACGAATGTTCTTTCATCTTTCTGGGCACACAAATTCTTAGAATATAAGGATAGGGAGTGCAGATAAACTACATTATTTTATAGAAACGCCTTATCTACAGAAACTTGGAGTTTGGGCTGCTATATGTCAGCGACGTATTGGAGAACCCATATTTTTTCGAAGGTATTTCAAATGCTGAAAGATACGGCAAGAAATTTTAACTCCATTTATAAAACAATTGATGGATGATGATGAGTTAATAAAAAGATATTTTCAGCAAGACGGGGCTCGACTCATACAACGCTGCACGAATTCATACAACGCtgcaaaatttgaattttattatgGAATTTTTCGACAATAGGGTAATACGTTTAAATACGTCTATTATATTCCCCCCTCGATTCTGTGATTTGACTCCCTGCGATTTCTGTCTGTTTCCACATTTAAAAAATTCGACTTTTAAACTGTTTGGCGGATATGGAAGATCTTAAACAAAGAATAGAGAATCAAATTGAAGAACTAAAGACTTCATGAGAAGAAGAGTTAGTAGAGATGTTGGTGATGGACATATACAGTATCTTTTTTGATCttgttttttaatgttacttatagttttgttaatttttttgatttttaattaaagATCTGTATTAAAGGTTCTGTATAAAATGTCAGGAATTAGATACGTACATTGGCGGCCACAAATCAAGAGAATCCTGGAGGTTTATAAAAAACATCAGATCCAACAAAACAGAACAAATAGCCATAGAGCACTCCATAGAGCCCGAAAAATGGGAAAAACACTATAAAATACTGTTAGTAGAAGAAAGACCGGAATACAAAAACATAGAACAACATGAAGTCCTGATTCGAGGAGAGCCACCAACAATTAACATCGAAGAAATTAAAAAAGCTGTATCATTGTTGAAAAATGGACGTGCTCCGGGTCCAGAGGGGATATATGCAGagttaataaaaaatggaacCAAAAAACTATTCTAGATACTAACAGAAGTTTTCAATAGGCACTTGCACGGAGAACCAGTGCCATAAAGTTGGAAAGAAGGATGGATTACAtctatccataaaaaaggaaataaggaaGATTGCAATAACTATCGGGGTATAACTGTTACGAGCACGCTTAGCAGATTATATGGGAGAATTATAAAAGAACGCATATGCGAAGAATACCGTCCTTTTGAATCAGAAGAACAAAACGGATTCAGAGTAGGACGATCCACAATAGATAGTATTTTCTGCTTATCCCAAATACTCGAGAAAAGAACACTGAGATCTCGAGAAGTTCATTTACTTTTAGTAGATTTAACAAAAGCATATGGCCCCGTGCCTGTTGCGAAATTGTGGGAAGTATTGGAGAAAACCAGTATCAGCGTTCCACTAATCGACACTATTAAAGATCTATATAACAATACAATATCAAACGTTAAAATAGGAAATAAGGTTTCTAATGGTTTTTAGGTAATAAAAGAACTGAAGCAAGGTTGTTGTTTATCTCCcatactattatatatatatatatatatatatatatatatattgacgaAGCACTCAGGCACTGGTAAAATAAGTGTAAAGGGATGGGGCTGTCTATAGGGGATGAAACTTTATACACGTTGCACTATGCAGATGACCAGGTAGTTATTGCCCAAGACAAGGAAGACTTGGAGTATATGGCTAGAAAACTAATGGAAGAGTACAAAAAATGGGGCCTCgaagtaaatttacaaaaaacgcaATATCTTTGCATAGGAGGAAAAATACTGCAGATGACTTCGACTTAGAAGACGGGAAAATTAAGAAATGCGATCAATGTATATATTTGGGGGTAAAACTAACAAAGACAGGAAGAACTGATGAAGCCATAAAAGACAGAATAACCAAAGGGAAACGAGATATAGGTGCATTAAATTCAGTACTATGGCAGAAAAATATCAGACCGGAaacgaaaaaaagaatatataatgCCATATTGAAATCAGTAATCGTCTATGGCTCAGAAGTATGGCAGTTATCACAAAAACTTAAAGGTAACCTATTGGAACTTGAAACGGATTTTTGGAGGAAAGCAGCGGGAAAGTCTAGATTAGAACATCTGAGAAATGAGgacataaggaatcaaatgaatGTATAAAGA is a window from the Diabrotica undecimpunctata isolate CICGRU chromosome 10, icDiaUnde3, whole genome shotgun sequence genome containing:
- the LOC140451698 gene encoding uncharacterized protein, with the translated sequence MGPRSKFTKNAISLHRRKNTADDFDLEDGKIKKCDQCIYLGVKLTKTGRTDEAIKDRITKGKRDIGALNSVLWQKNIRPETKKRIYNAILKSVIVYGSEVWQLSQKLKGNLLELETDFWRKAAGKSRLEHLRNEDIRNQMNV